One Setaria viridis chromosome 3, Setaria_viridis_v4.0, whole genome shotgun sequence DNA window includes the following coding sequences:
- the LOC117847582 gene encoding ABC transporter G family member 1, translating to MAASGHAVVDIDAAKPALAPVPYVLSFADLSYSVRKGGGLAGCLPSRASSSRLVASADAPPSSSGSRHTKTLLNGVSGEACAGELLAIMGASGSGKSTLVDALAGRIVRESLRGSVTLNGEPLHGRRLRAISAYVMQDDLLYPMLTVRETLHFAAEFRLPRALSPEKKRARVDALIDQLGLARAADTIIGDEGHRGVSGGERRRVSIGTDIIHDPILLFLDEPTSGLDSASAFMVVQVLRRIAQSGSVAIMTIHQPSARILGILDHLLLLSRGRTVYAGTPAGLKPFFAEFGAPIPDNENPAEFALDTIREYERQPDGAAALADFNAKWQNNASSTDKDSKLMSTMPLELAIAESVSRGKLVAGSGSGSPVSGTVPTFANPLWTEVWVLIKRSFTNTARMPELFAMRLGTIMVTGFILATIFWRLDDTPKGVQERLGFFAMAMSTMFYVCADALPVFVQERHIYLRETAHNAYRRISYVLANAAVAFPPLVLLSLAFAVTTFWAVGLAGGASSFLFFVLTILASFWAGSGFVTFLSAVVPHVMLGYTVVVAILAYFLLFSGFFITRDRIPGYWIWFHYLSLVKYPYQAVLQNEFGGAARCFSRGVELFDGSPIGRLPEAVKLKVLEAISATLGTNVTANTCVTTGADVLALQAVTDIGKWKCLLVTVACGFLFRALFYVVLLVSSKNKRK from the coding sequence ATGGCGGCCTCCGGCCACGCGGTGGTCGACATCGACGCGGCGAAGCCGGCGCTCGCGCCTGTCCCCTACGTGCTCAGCTTCGCCGACCTCTCCTACAGCGTCAGGAAGGGCGGCGGCCTGGCGGGCTGCCTCCCGTCGcgcgccagcagcagccgcctgGTCGCGTCCGCGGACGCGcccccgtcgtcgtcggggtCCAGGCACACCAAGACGCTGCTCAACGGCGTCTCCGGCGAGGCGTGCGCGGGCGAGCTGCTCGCCATCATGGGCGCCAGTGGCTCCGGCAAGTCGACGCTGGTGGACGCGCTGGCGGGGCGGATCGTGCGGGAGAGCCTCCGGGGCAGCGTCACGCTCAACGGGGAGCcgctccacgggcggcggctcCGCGCCATCTCCGCCTACGTCATGCAGGACGACCTGCTGTATCCGATGCTGACGGTCCGCGAGACGCTGCACTTCGCCGCCGAGTtccgcctcccgcgcgcgcTGTCGCCGGAGAAGAAGCGAGCGCGCGTGGACGCGCTCATCGACCAGCtcggcctcgcccgcgccgccgacaCCATCATCGGCGACGAGGGCCACCGCGGCGTGTCGGGCGGGGAGCGCCGGCGCGTGTCGATCGGGACGGACATCATCCACGACCCGATCCTGCTGTTCCTGGACGAGCCCACCTCCGGGCTGGACTCGGCGAGCGCCTTCATGGTGGTGCAGGTGCTCCGCCGCATCGCGCAGAGCGGCAGCGTGGCGATCATGACCATCCACCAGCCCAGCGCCCGCATCCTCGGCATCCTCGaccacctgctcctcctctcgcgCGGCCGCACCGTCTACGCCGGCACGCCCGCCGGCCTCAAGCCCTTCTTCGCCGAGTTCGGCGCGCCCATCCCGGACAACGAGAACCCCGCCGAGTTCGCGCTCGACACCATCCGCGAGTACGAGCGCCagcccgacggcgccgccgcgctcgccgactTCAACGCCAAGTGGCAGAACAATGCTTCTTCCACGGACAAGGACAGCAAGCTGATGAGCACGATGCCCTTGGAGCTCGCCATCGCCGAGAGCGTGTCCCGGGGTAAACTGGTCGCCGGGAGCGGGTCGGGGAGCCCGGTGAGCGGCACGGTGCCGACGTTCGCGAACCCGCTGTGGACAGAGGTGTGGGTGCTGATCAAGCGGTCCTTCACCAACACGGCGCGCATGCCGGAGCTCTTCGCCATGCGCCTCGGCACCATCATGGTCACGGGCTTCATCCTGGCGACCATCTTCTGGCGCCTGGACGACACGCCCAAGGGCGTGCAGGAGCGGCTGGGCTTCTTCGCCATGGCCATGTCGACTATGTTCTACGTGTGCGCCGACGCGCTGCCGGTGTTCGTGCAGGAGCGCCACATCTACCTCCGCGAGACCGCGCACAACGCCTACCGCCGCATCTCCTACGTGCTCGccaacgccgccgtcgccttcccGCCGCTCGTGCTCCTAtccctcgccttcgccgtcacCACCTTCTGGGCGgtggggctcgccggcggcgcctcgtCGTTCCTCTTCTTCGTTCTCACCATCCTAGCCTCCTTCTGGGCGGGCAGCGGCTTCGTCACCTTCCTCTCCGCCGTGGTGCCGCACGTCATGCTCGGGTACACGGTGGTCGTCGCCATCCTCGCCtacttcctcctcttctccggCTTCTTCATCACCCGAGACCGCATCCCGGGCTACTGGATCTGGTTCCACTACCTGTCCCTGGTCAAGTATCCGTACCAGGCCGTGCTCCAGAACGAGTTCGGCGGTGCGGCGCGCTGCTTCTCGCGCGGCGTCGAGTTGTTCGACGGCAGCCCAATCGGGCGGCTGCCGGAGGCCGTGAAGCTGAAGGTGCTGGAAGCTATCAGTGCCACGCTGGGTACGAACGTCACTGCCAACACCTGCGTCACCACCGGCGCCGACGTGCTCGCGCTGCAGGCCGTCACCGACATCGGGAAGTGGAAGTGCCTGCTGGTAACCGTGGCCTGCGGGTTCCTGTTCAGAGCATTGTTTTATGTTGTCTTGCTCGTCAGCAGCAAGAACAAGAGGAAGTGA
- the LOC117850874 gene encoding probable GTP-binding protein OBGM, mitochondrial, producing MWRRQQSLLRRLPQLRTVAHSPSPWASGGLGCYYGSAPEGRKGKTAPLQARGMVDKFRMRAKGGDGGSGCVSLRRSRSDRQGRPDGGNGGKGGDVILECSRSIWDFSGLQHHMRGGRGGNGVSKNQIGTRGSDKIAQVPVGTVIHLVEGEQPSFAVNKPTRALDPWDTPGVAEHSSASSNQIENTVTKGFEGGVSHRHIALKHNTEGNETEKESSGRSEDRKYLHACSEPGFSNADCDVRTYPHQEEIDEKDQIESEDEDFWEDEDEFDTDEEEEEEEEREEQDVQYSVAEMTKPGQRLIIARGGEGGLGNAFIVKEMRPSKAYRQEKIARLSTGKPGTETFLVLELKSIADVGLVGLPNAGKSTLLSALSRAQPEIADYEFTTLRPNIGSLTYEDYFSVKVADIPGLIKGAHKNRGLGHAFLRHIERTKVLAYVLDLAATLNGRKGIPPWEQLQDLVMELEHYQEGLTRRPSLIVANKIDEEGADEMYEELKRRVQGVPIFPVCAILQEGVPDLRVGLRNLMDDSGPQGIDLRKITV from the exons atgtggcggcggcagcagtcTCTCCTCCGCCGGCTCCCGCAGCTGAGGACGGTGGCGCATTCCCCTTCCCCGTGGGCGAGCGGCGGGCTGGGATGCTACTACGGGtccgcgccggaggggaggaagggaaaGACGGCGCCCTTGCAG GCGCGGGGGATGGTGGACAAGTTCCGAATGCGCGCAaagggtggcgacggcggcagtgGCTGCGTCAGCCTCAGGCGCTCAAGGTCCGACCGCCAAGGCAGGCCCGACG GTGGTAATGGAGGAAAGGGTGGTGATGTCATTCTTGAGTGCTCGAGGTCTATCTGGGATTTCAGTGGCTTGCAGCATCACATG agaggaggccgaggcggcaATGGAGTTTCTAAGAATCAGATAGGAACAAGAGGTTCTGATAAG ATCGCACAAGTACCAGTAGGCACAGTGATTCATCTAGTCGAAGGGGAGCAACCTTCTTTTGCAGTAAATAAACCAACCAGAGCTCTCGATCCCTGGGACACACCTGGTGTGGCTGAACACTCCTCTGCCAGTTCGAATCAGATTGAAAATACGGTGACGAAAGGTTTTGAGGGTGGTGTATCCCATCGGCATATTGCTCTCAAGCATAATACTGAAGGAAACGAAACTGAAAAGGAAAGCAGCGGTCGGTCGGAAGATCGAAAATACTTGCATGCATGCTCCGAGCCTGGGTTCTCAAATGCTGATTGTGATGTAAGAACCTATCCACATCAGGAGGAGATAGATGAAAAAGATCAGATTGAAAGTGAGGATGAAGACTTTTGGGAGGATGAAGACGAGTTCGAcactgatgaggaggaggaggaggaggaagagagggaggaacAGGATGTGCAATATTCTGTTGCTGAAATGACAAAACCTGGGCAGCGGTTGATCATAGCACGAGGAGGGGAAGGTGGACTGGGGAATGCTTTTATCGTGAAGGAGATGCGCCCATCCAAGGCATACAGACAAGAGAAGATAGCCCGCTTGAGTACCGGAAAACCAGGAACCGAAACCTTCCTCGTCTTGGAACTGAAGAGCATCGCAGATGTCGGTCTGGTTGGATTGCCTAACGCTGGAAAGAGCACATTGCTGAGTGCTCTCTCTAGGGCACAGCCAGAGATAGCGGACTATGAATTCACCACACTGAGGCCAAACATTGGCAGCCTAACCTATGAGGACTACTTCTCTGTGAAAGTGGCTGATATACCCGGTCTGATCAAAGGAGCCCACAAGAACCGTGGTCTGGGCCATGCTTTCCTGAGGCACATAGAGCGCACCAAAGTTCTCGCCTATGTGCTTGACCTTGCTGCCACACTCAACGGCAGGAAGGGCATCCCGCCATGGGAGCAACTGCAGGATCTGGTCATGGAGCTGGAGCATTACCAAGAAGGATTGACAAGGCGACCATCACTGATCGTCGCAAACAAGATAGACGAAGAGGGAGCTGATGAAATGTATGAGGAACTGAAGAGGAGAGTGCAGGGTGTCCCAATATTTCCAGTGTGCGCTATCTTGCAGGAGGGGGTACCGGACCTGAGAGTTGGTCTTAGAAACCTAATGGATGATTCAGGTCCCCAGGGCATTGATTTGAGAAAAATAACTGTATAA